DNA sequence from the Acanthopagrus latus isolate v.2019 chromosome 15, fAcaLat1.1, whole genome shotgun sequence genome:
CGTACAAGAGTGACAGTCGACATGGCACGAAAGAAATCCCTGATCTAGCCCAAcaaatgtgatcattttgtcttcatcatCTTTTATATGCAGTATATATCTTCTGAATTTCTTTATCATCAATGTATAATGACGTACGTAATAAGCTACTAGATGACTAATGTAATAATAGtgcattttaatgatacatTTGAGGTTACTCACCTTATCAAACTGTACTATATCAATACTTTGCTCTCTGGAATAGTTCAATCTTGGTTAAATCATAATAGtgtaatgtgttttctttcagataAGAAAGTCTTCCCCAATGCAATATGATTCTGCCGAAGCAATAAACAAACTCGGAAGAgagaataacaataatattaaaagGATCAGTTACCCAAAAATGGCTCGATGGCTTGTCGGGCAAAACCCAAGTCTCCagaattgttttgaaaatgatatCATCTGTTTTtgagctgaaatcttcactgcagctgccaaaTCAAAACCGTTAACACATCTACAGTAGCTACACGAGCTCGACCATGTGTTGAGGGTGTCTATAACGCCTTTTCACATccatttgggatctctgggcgtctggacaagctgtatggagccatttcattttctctttgttttttttacattttaaaacaagtccccctCTGCCCCAGTTTTTGAGGCAAATGCTGCAAGAccgttttactgtgaagctcaggaaatgttttgaagaGTActaaacttcacctgactctaAATCGACGTGGGGGTGAGTCGATAAGGGCTGGATTTGCATTTTTTGGGTCAACCTATCCCTTACGCAATGTCATCCATCCAGTCAAAATAGTCAAATAAAATATCTTCGATGAAAGGAgtcataaaaaaatgtatttacaaagCTTGTGGACACTGGCAGGAAACATTTGAATACAGtttgaatatgaaaaacaaactgcagagaaaaacaacactggactttgatatttacaacatttcaaTACATGTGGACATCGCTGCTGTTCCCAGAAGTTAAAAGCTAGACGGCCTCAGGGATCACGCCTCTTACTACACCATACACATTCTGATAGCAAATCCTTATTTACAGATATTTCCCATACTGATCAGAGTGgagaatagagagagagaggtgaataatgtgatgatggaggtgatAAACGAGAGCGAGGGACATCAGAGAAGAGGACAGAACCTCCGTCTGAGCGCCAGCCGTTCATCCAGCttcaggaggagagacaggaaatTCCGGTTGGGGTAAATGGCTCGTTTTTGGACAACGCCCTTCAGAGCATCTCTCAGGGAGAGACGCTGCCGCAGCATCAAGTAGGCCAGCACCAGAGTGGCCGATCGACTTACACCCATGATGCAGTGCACCAGCACCTTACCTGTAGGGCGGGATTTGAAAGGAAATagagaaaatgaacacaacTGTATACTTTTTGATGGGACAGAGGGCGTCACATGGTGTACTAATAATGTACTGTACCATCTTTGCTCTTCAGGCCTTTATGTATGAAGTCAGCTGCTGCTTTGAAGTACTGACTGAGATCAAAGTGGTCCGAATCCTCTGCTGGGATCCCAAAGTAAACGCAGGTGTTCCCATAAAAGCTCTGGTCGCCGATGCTGCCCTGCTTGGAGTGCGCTGCGTTCAGGACATGAGTGATTCCAAGCTTATGTAATGTCTTTCTGTTCTGTGCTACGGCCCTggaaatcacacaaaacaaaaacaatcacaggGAATAAAAAGGAAGTATATGAAACAGTGCCATGGAATATTACCATGCATTTTAAACAGGCTGCCAAAACCGATCAATTTCACTCTTGCGGGGCTCATGCAAGGGACTCTCCACACACAAGACACTCACACATTTCCTATGTACAGGTTGGGCCAGACTTCATCCACTGGTGTGAGCTCAAGGGAGCTGGAATCCAAGATGAGCTCAAGCTCTTTAATGAGCACCAGGTCCTGTCGCTGGCTGCTCCCTGACATTCTCCccagacacagagctgctcctccagcagaccccaacactgctgctgctgctgctgctgctgtctgcgtCCACTGTCTCTTCACCgccacagtctgcagcagctcagtgagagacACGAGCAGGTGGCCGCTTGAATGCCGCCTGCCTCCAAAATTAGCTCCCTGTGTTCGGTGAGCTCTCTCTGACTGGATGCAGTTATACAACGTGGCTGTTGCATTGATCGCTCTGTTCCCTGATGCCAAAGGGACTGTCTGTCTTTCACCACCGAGGTCACATCAGGAGAGGAcgaggggagaggggggatgAGCACAGTCCATTAgtgtatacatacagtaaatggTACAAATGGAGACAGTGCTGCATGGTGTAAATGGGGACGTCTACTCACTAAGGGAAGACAGCGCTACGGATGCATGTTGTTCATTTTGCCTCCTCAATCAACCCTTCCTCCCGCAGTCTTCGGTCCAGGGCGATAAGCTGTCGCAAGAAGCCTCTGTTTGGGAAAATCCAGCGTTTCTGTTGCACACAGCgcacagaggacagaagacTGAGGTGGTGGCAAATCATCAGGAAGGCCAGGACCAGCGCAGCAGAGCGACTCACACCCACAGCACAGTGAACAAACACCTTACCTGGAAATCATAAAGATATAAAGAATATAAAAGAAGTTTAAACATGTAGAGCCACCTCTGACGACATGTGTGGCATCTCTAAAAGTACCTCCCGATGTCAGGGCCTGGTGAATGAACTCAGCGGCAGGGTGGAAGAAAGGTGAGAGGTCAAACGTTGGCAGGTCGTTGGCTGGGACTCCGTAGTATTTCACTGTGGTTCCATAAAAATCGTCGCTGCCCTTACAGCACAGTTTCCCATGCGCCGCGTTCAGGACGTGAGTGACGCCCAGCTGCCAGAGCCCGAGCTTGTCATGAGACATAAACCTGTCACGAAATTTCATTAAAGGATGAGCTCACCCAAAAAGAATTAAATTCGCTCGTAATCTTCTCACCACCAAGCCGACTGAAAGAGGAGTGAAGTTTCATATtccaaataacattttttggagcttcacagcaaaacagcgctgcGCCGTTGAACTTATCCTTTGATGCAAcgactcaaaaaaaacaaacatgtaaacttACATCAGACACTAGACACTCACATGTCTCCTAGATACAGGTTCGGCCACACCTCGTCTCCATGGCGACAGGAGCGTGGAGCTGAATGTAaaacctcctccagctcctggaGAGACGGGGTCCTCCATGTCCTGCTTGAATCCTCTGTCGCACACTTTCCCCCGTCTTCTGGGTCTGTGTTGCTGACATTTTCCCGCTCAGAGTCACATCTCGCCTCCGATTCAGCACCTGAGACTGATTTTCTGTCCATCATTTCTAAGTTAGAGGGTTCAAACGGCACTGGTCTTTCCTTCTAAATCACACCGCTGTCTGTAGCCTTCGCCGTGGTTGTTGCATCACTGAGACCTTGACAGTCAAAAACAGGTGGTGCAGTTTGGCAAACACTCTCAGCCAGactctccactctctctttACTTTGATATCACTTGACTGGAAACCACATCTTGTGCTTTCCCCCCCTTCTAATGAAATAGTCCATACCAAAAAAGGAAAGTTCCCCCTTTTTTTGCGGGGTGATCTATAGAAACCTGACCTGTAATCAGATCCTGGTGTTTCCTGAATGTAGCCAGCAGATGTCAGTGTGCTTAAAGCGGCAGGCTTTGCACGAGACCGCGAGCTCTTCTTTACCAGTGTTGTTTATTATGGTCCCTTCCTGTTTGGTGTTGCCTAGTTGTCAGAAGCATGTTGGCTGTGGAGAAGTCCTGCGAGTtgagtcacagacagacagcacctCCACACCCTGTGGCAGCTCAGTGACACCGGACTTCTGGTAGGAAAAGTTACTATTTGTCTGATACAGTCTTTTAAAGTAAGTTTAAAACAACTAAATGTACTTCCTGTGACTTTGTTTGCCCTCCTTTTGAAAACACATACCCGTCTACTTTCCTGTTGACCATGAAGAGAATGATGTGTAAACTTTTCCACCCTATCAGGAAAACAGATTTAACATCCCAGAGTTGATCTCAGGCTGAAATGTGGCTGCATTGTGACCCTGTTTAGTGGACAGACTATGAGCCCTTTgtcaaattgtgtgtgtgtttctctctctctctctgtcacacacacactgaagggcTTTCTCTCTCACAGCTGTGTGCGACTGCTCACTATGTGACTCACTGTAAGCCAGCCAAACAAGCTGACATGGCACTTATGAATCCCCAAGTAAAGCCTCAGGCAGAGAAGCTGCAGGATGTTGCCAGTTAAATCTAGAGGCTAgttaaaaataacagatttcTCTGCGAGGGGAACGGAGCAGCAGCCACTCAGGTGAGTTACTTCAGGCTTCggacatgtaaatatttaatacCAATCAGCTGATTAGCTGTTATTGTTCTGTATGGATGGCTCACTGGCAGCCAGCCTCCATGTGATCTGCATTATTGATGGTATACATTCAACTTCAGTTGATGTGGTGATCATGACGAGCTTTTATCACTGACCTGAGCTCACTGACGAAGCTAATTTCTCAAAGAGTATGTTGGCATCCATACTGTGTATCCTATTAGTTGTGACTGTAAGACAAAGAGTGCTGAGCAGTGCTGTGGGACTGACAGCACTACCGTTTTATAACCATTAGAGCACTCCTCGCGCTTTTTGTGGTTTCAGCTCCAAAAAATGCAAAGATTAGGTGCTCTGTTTTATATCACTTAGGGCTGAAACTGatgattatttcctttttttatgtgatACATCACAACCATCCTATAAAGTTAAAACGTTAATGCTACCTTAGAGAATAGAATACCAGATCTAACACCGTACAatgatattaaattaaaatttcaTCTGATATTTTTGGTCTTAATAACT
Encoded proteins:
- the zgc:153981 gene encoding dual specificity protein phosphatase family protein; its protein translation is MSGSSQRQDLVLIKELELILDSSSLELTPVDEVWPNLYIGNVAVAQNRKTLHKLGITHVLNAAHSKQGSIGDQSFYGNTCVYFGIPAEDSDHFDLSQYFKAAADFIHKGLKSKDGKVLVHCIMGVSRSATLVLAYLMLRQRLSLRDALKGVVQKRAIYPNRNFLSLLLKLDERLALRRRFCPLL
- the LOC119033229 gene encoding dual specificity protein phosphatase 13-like isoform X1, encoding MMDRKSVSGAESEARCDSERENVSNTDPEDGGKCATEDSSRTWRTPSLQELEEVLHSAPRSCRHGDEVWPNLYLGDMFMSHDKLGLWQLGVTHVLNAAHGKLCCKGSDDFYGTTVKYYGVPANDLPTFDLSPFFHPAAEFIHQALTSGGKVFVHCAVGVSRSAALVLAFLMICHHLSLLSSVRCVQQKRWIFPNRGFLRQLIALDRRLREEGLIEEAK
- the LOC119033229 gene encoding dual specificity protein phosphatase 13-like isoform X2, translated to MMDRKSVSGAESEARCDSERENVSNTDPEDGGKCATEDSSRTWRTPSLQELEEVLHSAPRSCRHGDEVWPNLYLGDMFMSHDKLGLWQLGVTHVLNAAHGKLCCKGSDDFYGTTVKYYGVPANDLPTFDLSPFFHPAAEFIHQALTSGETLDFPKQRLLATAYRPGPKTAGGRVD